In the genome of Cupriavidus malaysiensis, one region contains:
- the lpdA gene encoding dihydrolipoyl dehydrogenase, with translation MTASAFDLVVVGGGPGGYVAAIRAAQLGMKTALVEKAQLGGVCLNWGCIPTKALLRSADVLRLVNGAAAFGVRAGSASADLPAMVARSRAVAAQLNKGVTHLMKKHGVTVISGHARLAGRGRLEVEGGAESGADGGRQALSAPHIILATGARARQLPALPADGKTVWSYREALAPPSLPRRLLIVGAGAIGIEFASFYRAVGAEVTVVEMAERILPVEDEEISAQVAASLKRDGIALHVATALERAERHGEGWALTLQPRTGAATRVEADVVLVAAGIVGNVEDLGLEHTAARVEKTHLVTDGFGRTGEPGLYAIGDVAGPPWLAHKASHEGVICVEHIAGLDPHALDPARIPACTYSHPQVASVGLTEAQARALGREVKVGRFPFVGNGKAIAMGATAGLVKVVFDGASGELLGAHMVGEEVTEMIQGYAIAQTLETTEADLMAAVLPHPTLSEAMHEAVLAAYGRALHI, from the coding sequence GTGACTGCATCCGCATTCGACCTGGTCGTCGTCGGCGGCGGCCCCGGCGGCTACGTGGCCGCCATCCGCGCCGCGCAACTGGGCATGAAGACCGCGCTGGTGGAAAAAGCGCAGCTCGGCGGCGTCTGCCTGAACTGGGGCTGCATCCCGACCAAGGCGCTGCTGCGCTCGGCCGACGTGCTGCGCCTGGTCAATGGCGCGGCCGCCTTCGGCGTGCGCGCCGGCAGCGCCAGCGCCGACCTGCCGGCCATGGTGGCGCGCTCGCGCGCGGTGGCCGCCCAGCTCAACAAGGGCGTGACCCACCTGATGAAGAAGCACGGCGTGACGGTGATCAGCGGCCACGCCCGCCTGGCCGGCCGCGGCCGGCTCGAGGTGGAGGGCGGGGCGGAGAGCGGGGCCGACGGCGGCCGCCAGGCCCTGTCGGCCCCGCACATCATCCTTGCCACCGGCGCGCGCGCGCGCCAGCTGCCGGCGCTGCCGGCCGACGGCAAGACGGTGTGGAGCTACCGCGAGGCGCTGGCGCCGCCGAGCCTGCCGCGCCGCCTGCTGATCGTCGGTGCCGGCGCCATCGGCATCGAGTTCGCCAGCTTCTACCGCGCCGTCGGCGCCGAAGTCACGGTGGTGGAGATGGCCGAGCGCATCCTGCCGGTGGAGGACGAGGAGATCTCGGCCCAGGTCGCCGCCAGCCTCAAGCGCGACGGCATCGCATTGCATGTGGCGACGGCGCTGGAGCGCGCCGAGCGCCACGGCGAAGGCTGGGCGCTGACGCTGCAGCCGCGTACCGGCGCCGCCACGCGCGTGGAAGCCGACGTGGTGCTGGTGGCGGCCGGCATCGTCGGCAACGTGGAAGACCTCGGCCTGGAGCACACCGCGGCCAGGGTCGAGAAGACGCATCTCGTCACCGACGGCTTCGGCCGCACCGGCGAGCCCGGCCTGTACGCCATCGGCGACGTGGCCGGTCCGCCCTGGCTGGCGCACAAGGCCAGCCACGAAGGCGTGATCTGCGTCGAGCACATCGCCGGCCTGGATCCGCACGCGCTCGATCCCGCGCGCATCCCGGCCTGCACCTACAGCCACCCGCAGGTGGCCAGCGTGGGCCTGACCGAGGCCCAGGCGCGCGCGCTCGGGCGCGAGGTCAAGGTGGGCAGGTTTCCCTTCGTCGGCAACGGCAAGGCCATCGCCATGGGCGCCACCGCCGGCCTCGTCAAGGTGGTGTTCGACGGCGCCAGCGGCGAGCTGCTGGGCGCCCACATGGTCGGCGAGGAAGTGACCGAGATGATCCAGGGCTATGCCATCGCGCAGACGCTGGAAACCACCGAGGCCGACCTGATGGCAGCCGTGCTGCCCCACCCCACCCTGTCGGAAGCCATGCACGAAGCCGTGCTGGCGGCGTACGGCCGCGCCCTGCACATCTGA
- a CDS encoding SDR family NAD(P)-dependent oxidoreductase, which yields MYDFDQRTLLLTGANGGIGRETARLFHAHGARLVLTDLDEGGLAAFARELDPAGERVATLRMDAADPGDSARAVALAQERFGGIDFLVPSAGLYEAQPVDGMSDEQWRRTLSINLDGVFYLVRRAMPALREGSAIVNLTSVAAHRGAYYNAHYSASKGGLLSLTRSLARELGPRTRVNAVSPGIIATPMTADLIQKRGADSVEQTPLKRLGQPREIATAIGFLCSSAASFITGEVLHVNGGLYIAG from the coding sequence ATGTACGACTTCGACCAACGCACCCTGCTGCTGACCGGCGCCAACGGCGGCATCGGCCGCGAGACCGCCCGCCTGTTCCACGCGCACGGCGCGCGCCTGGTGCTGACCGACCTGGACGAGGGCGGCCTCGCCGCCTTCGCGCGCGAGCTCGACCCCGCCGGCGAGCGCGTCGCCACGCTGCGCATGGACGCGGCCGATCCCGGCGACAGCGCACGCGCCGTGGCGCTGGCGCAGGAACGCTTCGGCGGCATCGACTTCCTGGTGCCGTCGGCGGGCCTGTACGAGGCCCAGCCGGTCGACGGCATGAGCGACGAGCAATGGCGGCGCACGCTGTCGATCAACCTCGACGGCGTGTTCTACCTGGTGCGCCGCGCCATGCCGGCGCTGCGCGAGGGCAGCGCCATCGTCAACCTGACCTCGGTGGCCGCCCACCGCGGGGCCTACTACAACGCACACTATTCGGCCTCCAAGGGCGGCCTGCTGAGCCTGACGCGCAGCCTCGCGCGCGAGCTGGGCCCGCGCACGCGGGTCAACGCGGTCTCGCCCGGCATCATCGCCACGCCGATGACGGCCGATCTGATCCAGAAGCGCGGCGCCGACTCGGTCGAGCAGACGCCGCTCAAGCGCCTCGGCCAGCCGCGCGAGATCGCCACCGCGATCGGCTTCCTGTGCAGTTCGGCCGCCAGCTTCATCACCGGCGAGGTGCTGCACGTCAACGGCGGCCTTTACATCGCCGGCTGA
- the gabD gene encoding NADP-dependent succinate-semialdehyde dehydrogenase, which translates to MLTLKDPSLLRQQCYIDGRWVDGARHIAVLNPATGEHVAQVPQFGAEETRQAIEAANRALPAWRARTAKERSALLRKWFELLLANQDDLAAIMTAEQGKPLTESRGEIAYAASFIEWFAEEGKRVYGETIPAPISSQRIVVTKEPVGVCAAITPWNFPAAMITRKAGPALAAGCTMVLKPASQTPLSALALAVLAERAGIPAGVLSVVTGSAAAIGGELSHNPLVRKLTFTGSTEVGRELMAQTASTIKKVSMELGGNAPFIVFDDADLDAAVEGAIVSKYRNAGQTCVCANRLYVHSKIYDAFAQKLVAAVAALKVGNGMDDGVRIGPLIDGKAVAKVEEHIADAVSKGARVLSGGRPHALGHTFFEPTVLADVKPGMLVAREETFGPVAPLFRFDTEDEVVAMANDTEFGLASYFYARDLGRVWRVSERLEYGMVGVNTGLISNEVAPFGGVKQSGVGREGSHFGIEDYLVVKYTCMAGI; encoded by the coding sequence ATGCTCACGCTCAAAGACCCCTCCCTGCTGCGCCAGCAGTGCTATATCGACGGCCGCTGGGTCGACGGCGCACGCCATATCGCCGTCCTCAATCCCGCTACCGGCGAGCACGTGGCCCAGGTGCCGCAATTCGGCGCCGAGGAAACCCGCCAGGCCATCGAGGCCGCCAACCGCGCCCTGCCCGCCTGGCGCGCGCGCACCGCCAAGGAGCGCTCGGCGCTGCTGCGCAAGTGGTTCGAGCTGCTGCTCGCCAACCAGGACGACCTCGCCGCCATCATGACCGCCGAGCAGGGCAAGCCGCTCACCGAGTCGCGCGGCGAGATCGCCTATGCGGCCTCCTTCATCGAGTGGTTCGCCGAGGAAGGCAAGCGCGTCTACGGCGAGACCATCCCAGCGCCGATCAGCAGCCAGCGCATCGTCGTCACCAAGGAGCCGGTGGGCGTGTGCGCCGCCATCACGCCGTGGAACTTCCCCGCCGCCATGATCACGCGCAAGGCCGGCCCCGCGCTGGCGGCCGGCTGCACCATGGTGCTCAAGCCGGCCTCGCAGACGCCGCTGTCGGCGCTGGCGCTGGCCGTGCTGGCCGAGCGCGCGGGCATCCCCGCCGGCGTGCTGTCGGTGGTGACCGGCTCGGCCGCCGCCATCGGCGGCGAGCTGAGCCACAACCCGCTGGTGCGCAAGCTGACCTTCACCGGCTCCACCGAAGTGGGCCGCGAGCTGATGGCGCAGACCGCCTCCACCATCAAGAAGGTATCGATGGAACTGGGCGGCAACGCCCCCTTCATCGTCTTCGACGACGCCGACCTCGATGCCGCGGTCGAAGGCGCCATCGTCTCCAAGTACCGCAACGCCGGCCAGACCTGCGTATGCGCCAACCGCCTGTACGTGCACAGCAAGATCTATGACGCCTTCGCGCAGAAGCTGGTGGCCGCGGTCGCCGCGCTCAAGGTGGGTAACGGCATGGACGACGGCGTGCGCATCGGGCCGCTGATCGACGGCAAGGCGGTGGCCAAGGTCGAGGAACACATCGCCGACGCCGTCTCCAAGGGCGCGCGCGTGCTCTCCGGCGGCAGACCCCACGCGCTCGGCCACACCTTCTTCGAGCCCACCGTGCTGGCCGACGTCAAGCCCGGCATGCTGGTGGCGCGCGAAGAGACCTTCGGCCCGGTGGCGCCGCTGTTCCGCTTCGACACCGAGGACGAGGTGGTGGCCATGGCCAACGACACCGAATTCGGCCTCGCCAGCTACTTCTACGCACGCGACCTGGGCCGCGTGTGGCGCGTCTCCGAACGGCTGGAGTACGGCATGGTGGGCGTCAACACCGGTCTGATCTCGAACGAAGTGGCACCGTTCGGCGGCGTCAAGCAGTCAGGCGTCGGCCGCGAAGGCTCGCACTTCGGCATCGAGGACTACCTGGTCGTGAAGTACACGTGCATGGCGGGAATCTGA